From one Montipora capricornis isolate CH-2021 chromosome 10, ASM3666992v2, whole genome shotgun sequence genomic stretch:
- the LOC138020256 gene encoding uncharacterized protein produces the protein MLCVLNILQVHVCSSSEIASHCSVFALSDSTSPDLQQQCSHKHEECCEQCEILHSTLQNISSAVERASFATKDDKEEALFLVHASVLAIQSWKCHLLRSAHQDQARLDAIDALDQETVFIVNDWAMKFLPHRYRESQTDWFGKRGLSWHISVVYRRKEEELQWQAFIHAVQSCSQGSSAVASIMHHVLETLKHEHPEINKAYFRQDNAGCYHSTRTILACREMAASTGVKEVRVDFSDPQGGKGAADRLAASCKRHIRAFIDEGNDVCTADELKDALLSHGGLKGVRVVSLDTIIETPDSGQTITGITKLNNFEFSSTESVTCWRAYCSGPGKIINPGSSSRKYGN, from the coding sequence ATGCTGTGTGTTTTAAACATCTTACAGGTCCACGTGTGTTCTTCATCTGAGATTGCGAGTCATTGCAGTGTGTTTGCCTTAAGTGACTCCACCAGTCCTGATCTGCAGCAGCAGTGTAGCCACAAACACGAAGAATGCTGTGAGCAATGTGAGATCCTGCACTCAACTCTTCAGAACATTTCCTCTGCAGTAGAAAGAGCATCGTTTGCCACGAAAGATGACAAAGAAGAGGCCCTGTTCTTAGTCCACGCTTCTGTGCTTGCCATCCAGTCATGGAAATGTCATCTGCTGAGGTCGGCTCACCAGGACCAGGCTCGTTTGGACGCTATCGACGCTCTTGATCAGGAGACAGTTTTTATCGTCAACGACTGGGCGATGAAGTTTCTTCCTCATAGATACCGTGAGTCCCAAACGGACTGGTTTGGCAAGCGTGGGTTATCATGGCACATATCGGTAGTGTACAGACGGAAGGAGGAGGAACTACAGTGGCAAGCCTTTATCCACGCAGTTCAGTCCTGCAGCCAGGGGAGTTCAGCTGTGGCATCCATAATGCATCATGTCTTGGAAACACTCAAGCACGAGCACCCTGAGATAAACAAAGCCTACTTCAGACAAGACAACGCAGGCTGTTACCACTCCACTCGCACGATACTAGCTTGCAGAGAGATGGCAGCAAGCACTGGAGTAAAAGAAGTCCGCGTAGATTTTAGCGATCCCCAAGGCGGAAAAGGGGCAGCAGACCGGCTGGCTGCAAGCTGTAAAAGACATATCAGGGCGTTTATTGATGAAGGCAATGATGTTTGCACTGCCGATGAGCTTAAAGACGCATTATTATCGCATGGTGGATTGAAAGGTGTAAGAGTTGTTTCCCTTGATACGATCATCGAAACACCTGACAGTGGGCAAACTATTACTGGCATTACAAAACTGAACAATTTTGAGTTTAGCTCTACAGAGTCTGTTACCTGTTGGCGTGCGTATTGTTCTGGTCCCGGAAAAATCATCAATCCAGGATCTTCATCACGTAAGTATGGGAATTAA
- the LOC138021319 gene encoding histamine H2 receptor-like, with amino-acid sequence MDFHSWNFVWALCFAVVAFLAAGGNVVTLMIFHKKQLRTRPHFLLISLAVADLLVGLLSIPLFIARSSLHNSSQVLKAVVQGADMFPGFASIFTLAVIALERMYAIGWPFRHRVLRTRVYVVAIAIPWIMAFVVTIIGNLVQFLFNKSVVALLATFLSVPVVVTCVAYFVLWKKGRSRRLRHQFQETKDLKLTKTVLLVTAAFLLSWLPFQVLILVLNLCISCQKISLVVVNVIKLLQFGNSVINIVIYPVRNKVYRKALFKMLSVFKCSCRDQQIRLSPANMGISVISVVSYSIDTQLSVDNFQENTRL; translated from the coding sequence ATGGATTTCCACTCCTGGAATTTCGTATGGGCCTTGTGCTTTGCAGTAGTCGCATTTTTGGCTGCCGGTGGGAATGTAGTTACTTTAATGATATTTCATAAGAAGCAACTACGCACACGGCCTCATTTTCTTCTTATAAGCTTGGCGGTAGCAGATCTTCTAGTTGGACTACTGTCAATTCCACTTTTTATCGCAAGAAGTTCCTTACATAATTCCAGTCAAGTCTTAAAAGCAGTCGTCCAGGGGGCCGATATGTTTCCTGGGTTTGCTTCAATTTTTACCCTCGCTGTGATTGCATTGGAGCGAATGTACGCCATTGGTTGGCCATTTCGTCACCGCGTTCTCAGGACTCGAGTCTATGTCGTTGCTATAGCCATTCCGTGGATAATGGCGTTTGTTGTGACTATCATCGGAAATCTTGTGCAGTTTCTCTTCAACAAATCCGTCGTAGCTCTTTTAGCGACATTCCTATCAGTACCCGTTGTCGTAACCTGTGTAGCTTACTTTGTCCTTTGGAAAAAAGGGAGGTCTCGACGACTGCGCCATCAATTTCAGGAGACAAAAGATTTAAAACTGACAAAGACCGTGCTGTTGGTAACAGCAGCGTTTCTTCTCTCTTGGCTTCCCTTTCAGGTTTTAATCTTGGTTTTAAATCTTTGCATTTCATGCCAGAAAATTTCTCTCGTTGTAGTGAATGTGATCAAGTTGCTCCAGTTTGGAAATTCGGTAATAAACATCGTCATTTATCCTGTCAGAAATAAGGTATATAGAAAAGCTCTTTTCAAAATGCTCTCTGTTTTCAAGTGCTCATGTCGAGATCAGCAGATTCGGTTATCTCCGGCAAACATGGGGATTTCCGTTATTTCTGTGGTGTCCTATTCCATCGATACACAACTAAGCGTTGATAATTTTCAGGAAAACACAAGACTTTAA
- the LOC138020257 gene encoding uncharacterized protein translates to MVMCDNVHAYSVNLTATHVLKVESSVIKHDDLASEVRNFWDYESFGIHDDNATLYNKFVNEVEFVEGRYQVRLPFKEDHDLLSDNFALCKSRLVSLLRRLSAKPDVLRKYNDVIREQLKQGIIEPVDQGTTKGVGKVHYVAHHEVIRVVKENSKMRVVYDSSAKA, encoded by the coding sequence ATGGTCATGTGTGATAATGTCCATGCCTACAGTGTGAATCTCACTGCAACTCATGTTTTGAAGGTGGAATCGAGTGTAATTAAACATGATGATCTTGCGTCAGAAGTGAGAAACTTCTGGGACTATGAATCCTTTGGAATTCATGATGACAATGCCACGCTTTATAACAAGTTTGTTAATGAAGTTGAATTTGTGGAAGGAAGATATCAAGTGCGACTACCATTCAAGGAGGATCATGACCTACTTTCCGATAATTTTGCATTGTGCAAATCAAGGCTGGTGTCACTGTTAAGGCGTCTGAGTGCTAAGCCTGATGTGTTAAGGAAGTATAATGATGTTATCAGAGAACAGCTGAAACAAGGAATCATTGAACCTGTAGATCAAGGAACTACTAAGGGTGTTGGCAAGGTGCATTACGTCGCCCATCATGAAGTGATTCGTGTGGTTAAGGAAAACTCAAAGATGCGCGTGGTTTATGATTCCAGCGCTAAAGCATAG